GATCAGCCAGCGCTCGTGGTGCTCTTGCGGGACGTCGTCGTCGTAGCGCTTGCGGGCCATGACTTCCCTCCCCGCTCAGTGGCGCGCCAGCAGGCTGGCGACGCGCTCGTCGACCACGCGGCCATGGTCGCCGCTGGCGAGATCGGAGAAGACTTCCGCCAGGATCTCGTACTGCGAGACCTTGTCGTTGACGATGGCCTTCAGCTTGTTGCCGACCGGGTAGAAGAACAGGTTGGCCAGGCCGACGCCGTACACGGTCGACACAAAGGCGACCGCGATGCCGGAACCCAGGCGCGCCGGGTCGGACAGGTTTTCCATCACGTGGATCAGGCCCAGCACGGCGCCCAGGATGCCGATCGTCGGCGAATAGCCGGCCGCCGATTCCCAGATGCGCGCCGCCTGGCGCTGGGCGAATTCATAGCCGTTGATCTCGTGCTCCAGCAGGCTGCGCAGTTTATCCGGCGCGATGCCGTCCACCACCAGCCGCAAGCCCTTGGCCACGAAGGGGTCGGCCTTGGCCATATACTGTTCCAGCGACAGCAGGCCGTCGCGGCGCGCCGTCTGGCTCCACAGGGTGATGTCGCGCGACAGTTTCTGGCGACCGTTCCTGGGCGGCATGAAGACCCAGCGCAGCATGCCCAGGCCGCGCAGGAAGGTGCGCGACTCGCTCTGCAGCAGCACGGCGCCGAAGGTGCCGACGACGACAATGGCGAACGCGGCCGGCTGCATCAGCGATGCGAACCTGCCGCCGTCCAGCGTGTAACCGAGGAAGATGCCGGCAATCGCCAGCACCAGGCCGACTACGCTGGCCCAGTCCATATATGCTCCCGCAAGGTGGTGCGCAGGCGCGCAACGGCTTGCGTGTGCAACTGCGACACGCGCGATTCGCTGACGCCCATGACGGCGCCGATTTCCTTCAGGTTCAGCTCTTCTTCGTAGTACAGGCCCATCAGGAGCTTCTCGCGCGGCGGCAGGTTGTCGATGGCCTCGATCACCGCGTGGCGGAAGTCGGTTTCCATCAGGCCGCGCAGCGGGTCGCTGTCGTCCACCGCATAGCGGTCGAGGAAGTTGCCGTCGCCATCGTCGTCATGGAAGTCTTCGTAATAGACCAGCTGGTGGCCGCCCGAGTCGGCCAGCATTTCCTGGTAATCCTCGAGCGAGAGCTTGAGCGATTTCGCCACTTCGGATTCGCTCGGCGGCCGGCCCAGGCGCTGCTGCAGCTCGTGCATCGCGCTCTCGACCTTGCGCATGTTCTGGCGCGTGCTGCGCGGCATCCAGTCGCTGCTGCGCAGCTCGTCCAGCATGGCGCCGCGGATGCGCAGCACCGCATAGGTCTCGAACTGCGCGCCGTGGTTGTCTTCGTAGCGGTTGATCGCGTCCAGCAGGCCGATCATGCCGGCTTGCACCAGGTCATCCACTTCCACCGAAGGCGGCAGCTTGGCCTTCATGTGGTGGGCAAGGCGCTTTACCAACGGCATATGCTCCGTCAGCAAAGAATTCTTGTCCGCTTTCCCTTTGACCGTGTACATGCTGGTGTGAGTCTTTTCTGTGCTTGTGCTGTAAGTTGTCGTTGTCGATCAAGAACCGAAGTGGCCCGCGCTGCCCTGCTTGCCCAACTGCGGCATGGCGTGCAGTGCGAACTTGCCTGCCAGCTGGCGAAACGCCACCGAGGCGCCAGCCAGCGGGAAGGCGTCGACCACGGCCCGGCCCAGGCGCGCGGCCCGGTGCAAGTACTCGTCGGCCGGCACCGAGCCCATGAAACTGAGCTTGACGGCAAGGTAACGTGTTGCTGCTGCTGACATATTATCGTATACCACCTTGGCCTCTGCCTCTGTCGCACCGGTAACGAGAATGCCGAAGGGGCGGCGGCCCAGTTCCATCGACAGCCGTTTCACCAGGGAATACGCATTCGTGATCGAGGCCGCGCTGGTGGACACCTGCACCACGATCTCGGACTCAAGCATCGCGGCCACCGGGAAATCGCCGTCCGGGCCGAGTTCCGCATCCACGATCACGATGCCGGATTGCAGCGCCAGCACGTCGAAGGTATTGCCCAGGCGGCGCGCCTCGGTCGCCGTTTCGGGCGCGCCCATCGGCACCACCGAGAAGCCCTGCGGCGCGGGGCGGATCACCTGGTTGAGCGCGCTTTCCTGGCGCGCCACCTGCAGCAGCGAGGCGCTGCGGTTCAGGCCGAGGCGGCGCGCGACGCCATACTCGACTTCGCAGGCGTCGACGATCAGCACTTCGTTGCCGGTCTGGGCCAGCGAAGCGCCCAGGTTGACCAGCATGGCGCCCTTGTCGTCTTCGGGCGTGGCGGAGAGAAACGTGACCACGCGCGGACGCGGGCCTTGCAGCATGCGGCGCAGGCCTTCGGCCTGGTCGAAGTCGAAACTAGCCAAGGTTCACCTCGCGTGCGCCGGCGGTTTGGGCTGCGGCCATCATCAGCGGCAGGTCAGTATCGGCAAACTGCGCATTGGTGGCGTTGGCGCGGTTGCGGAAGGCGCGGTCCACCAGCAGGTTGCGGTCGGCCACGTGCAGGTCTTCCGGCACGCGCTGGCCGTTCGAGATGTAGTGCAGGTTCAGCTTCTGGCGCACCACGACGTCGAGCACGCCGCCGATCGAGGCGGCTTCGTCCATCTTGGTCATGATCGCGCCGTGCAGGCCGCTGCCCTGGTAGGCGCGCACCACTTCGTTCAGCGTTTCGTTGGTCGAGGTCGAATTCAGGCACAGCAGGCGCTTCACCTCGGCGCCCGAGCTCGACAGCATCGCGACCTGCTCGGCCACCATGTGGTCGCGCTGCGACATGCCGATGGTGTCGATCAGCACGGTGTGCTTGTTGCGCAGTTCCTTCAGGGCGATGCGCAGGTCGGCTTCGTCCTTCACCGAGTGCACCATCACGCCCAGGATCTTGCCGTAGATGCGCAGTTGCTCGTGGCCGCCGATACGGTAAGCATCGGTGGTGATCAGGGCCAGCTTGTCCGGGCCGTGGCGCATCACGCAGCGCGCGGCCAGCTTGGCGGTGGTCGTGGTCTTGCCGACGCCGGTCGGGCCGACCAGGGCGTACACGCCGCCCTGCTCGAGCAGCGCGTCTTCGTTGCCGATGGTGGTCAGGTTGCGGGCCAGCACGGTCTTGACCCAGCGCATGGCTTCGGCGGCATCCTTGGTCGCCGGCATTTTTTCAATGAGATAGCGCGCCAGGGTGGCCGAGAAACCGGCGGCCAGCATCTCGCGCAGCACGGCGGCCTTCTGCGGCTCGCGCTGCGAGGTGGCGTTCCACGACAGTTCGGCCAGTTGGCTTTCCATCATGCCGCGCATGGCGCGAATCTCGCTCATCATCCCGTTCATTTCGGCGGCGGCCGATTCCTTGGCCTGGGCGATGGCGGCGCTCATCATCGAGGTCATGGCGCTCATGTCGATGGTCGGCTCGGCGGCCGGAGCGCGGCGCTCGGCGTAGGTCGGGGCGGCTTCGGCGTAGGCTTGGGCGGCTTGCTTTGGCGCGGCGAAGGCCGGTGCGGCCGGCGCGGCTTGCACTGGCGCGCTGTCCTGCAGCCGACGCGACAAGAATGGCGCGGGGGCCGGCAGCTCGTCCAGGTGCTGCAGCTGCGGGGCCGGCTGGGCCATGTCGGAGTCGGCGGCCGGGGCGGCCAGCGAAGCCACGTCGTCATTGTCCAGCGCCAGGATCTCGACCTGGCCGTCGACTGGACGGTTGGAGAGGATGACGGCATCCGGCCCCAGGGCTTCGCGCACCTTGCGCAATGCATCTCGGGAAGTTGCTGCCGTAAATTTCTTCACCTTCATCTGGTTCTCCGCGCTTCAGTCTGTTCTGCATGACGGGCACGATGCCTGTCGATAGGAAGCATTATTGACGATGCACTGAGGAAACCATCAGGGGAAAAGGATGGGGAAAAGGGTCCATTTCCCGAATTCAGAAAAAACGATACTTACATGTAGGGTTGGCGGCTTCGCCGCCGACGCGTTCAGTTCCGGCTGGCGTTGTGGCGACGCCGCTGCTGGTCGAACGCGTCGGCGGGGAACCCGCCAACCCTACGCCTACGGTGAGGGTTCTGGGGAAGTTGATACTGTTTGAACGCGTGGGCGGGGGACCCGCCCACCCTACCCACAGCAGACGCCGATTACATCGGCACGCCGACCAGGCTGGTCACGCGAATCGTCTTGCTCTCCGGTACCTCGGCATGCGACAGCACCTTCAGCTGCGGCACAGCGCGGCGCAGGAAGCGCGACAGCAGCACGCGCAGCGGGGCCGGCACCAGCAGCACCGGGGTATGGCCCATCTGCTCCTGCTGGTTGGCCGAGTTGGCCGCCTGCTGGGCGATGGTGTCGGCCAGGCCCGGCTCGATGCCGGTGCCGTCGCCGCCGGCGCCCATGGCCTGCATCAGCAGACGCTCGAGGCGGTTGTCCAGGGTCATCACCGACAGCTCGTTCTCGCCCGGGAACAGCTGCTGGACGATGGCGCGGCCCAGGGCCACACGCACCACGGCGGTCAGTTCGGACGGATCCTGCGTCATGCCCGAGTGCTCCGACAGCGCCTCGATGATCGAGCGCATGTCGCGGATGTGCACGCCTTCGAGCAGCAGGTTCTGCAGCACTTTCTGCAGGGTCGACAGCGAGACGACTTTCGGCACCAGGTCTTCGACCAGCTTCGGCGTATCCTTGGCCAGGTGGTCCAGCAGCGCCTGCACTTCCATGCGGCCCAGCAGTTCCGACGCGTGCATCGTGATCAGGTGGTTCAGGTGGGTCGCCACCACGGTGCCGGCGTCGACCACGGTATAGCCCATGCTCTGCGCTTCGTCGCGCAGGCTGGCTTCGATCCAGGTGGCCGGCAGGCCGAAGGCCGGATCGGTGGTCACCAGGCCCGGCAGCGTGCCGCTGGCCATGCCCGGGTTGATCGCCAGGAACTGGCCGTTCATCGCTTCGCCGCTGCCGACTTCCACGCCCTTGAGCGTGATGCGGTAGGCCGACGGTTTGAGTTCCAGGTTGTCGCGGATGTGCACCGGCGGCGCCAGGAAGCCCACTTCTTGCGCGAACTTCTTGCGGATGCCCTTGATGCGCTTGAGCAATTCGCCGCCCTGGTTCTTGTCCACCAGCGGAATCAGGCGGTAGCCGACTTCCAGGCCCAGGGTGTCGACCGGCATCACGTCCTGCCAGGTCGCTTCTTCGCTCTCGGCCGGGGCCTGCTTGGCGGCGGTGGCGTCGGCGGCGGCTGCGGCGGCGGCTTCTTCCGCGGCCGGCGCGGCCTTGCGGCGCTTGGAGATCATGTAGCCGGCGCCGGCCAGCGAACCGGCCAGCAGCAGGAACACCAGGTTCGGCATGCCCGGGATCAGGCCCAGGCCGCCGATGATGGCGGCGGTGATGTACATCGATTCCGGACGCGCCATCAGCTGGTTGGTCAGCTGCGAGCTCACGTCTTCGTCGTTGGCGACGCGCGACACGACCATACCGGCCGCGATCGAGATGATCAGGGAAGGAATCTGCGCCACCAGGCCGTCACCGATGGCCAGCAGGGTGTAGATCTTGGTGGCTTCGCCGACGGCCAGGTCGTGCATTACCACGCCAACGATCAGGCCCGCCACCACGTTGATCACCGTGATCATGATGCCGGCCACGGCGTCGCCCTTGACGTACTTCGAGGCGCCGTCCATGGCGCCGTAGAATTCGGCCTCCTGCGCGACTTCCTGGCGGCGCTTGCGGGCTTCGGCTTCGCCGATCAGGCCGGCGTTCAGGTCGGCGTCGATCGCCATCTGCTTACCTGGCATCGCGTCCAGGGCGAAGCGTGCACCGACTTCGGCGATACGGCCGGCGCCCTTGGTCACGACCGAGAAGTTGATGATGGTGAGGATGATGAAGACGACGATGCCGACGGTATAGTTACCGCCGATCAGGAAGTGGCCGAAGGCCTCGACCACCTTGCCGGCGGCGGCGGAGCCGGTGTGGCCTTCGGTCAGGACAATTCGAGTAGATGCCACATTGAGCGCCAGGCGCAACATCGTGGAGACCAGCAGGATGGCCGGGAAGGCCAGGAAGTCGAGCGGCTTGACCGTGTACAGCGCGGTCAGCAGCACGATGATCGACAGCGCGATATTGAAGCTGAAGAACACGTCGAGCACGAAGGCCGGCAACGGCAGGATCATCATCGCCAGCAGCATGATGATCAGGACCGGCGCTGCCGCCTTGCTGCCTTGTGCACCAAGGCCGCTCATCCAGGCTGGCAGTTTCATGCTATTGGTCATTCATTCACTCCGTGTTCAGTTCAATTCGGCCCCCCTGGCTTTGGCGGCTGCTGCGATGCCGGGTTCAGCGGGTCCATCTCGTCAGGCACTTTCAGCCTGGTCGGGCGATCCGGGTAATCCCCTTCGCCCTTCTTGTACGCGCGCAACTGGTAGACATAGGCCAGCACTTCCGCCACCGCCGAGTACAGGTTTTCCGGGATCTCGTCATCGATATCGGTATGCTTGTACAGGGCGCGGGCCAGGGCCGGGGCTTCCATCAGCGTGACCTTGTGTTCCTGGCCCAGCTCCCGGATCTTGGCCGCCACGTCGTCGATGCCCTTGGCCACCACCCGCGGCGCGCCCTTGCCATCCGTGTACTTCAGCGCCACTGCATAATGGGTCGGGTTGGTGACGATCACATCTGCAGTAGGAACATTTTGCATCATCCGGCCCCGGGCCATTTCGCGCTGCATCTGCCGAATCTTCCCCTTAATCTGAGGATTGCCGTCCGACTCCTTCGATTCCTGGATCATTTCCTGGCGTGTCATTTTCAGTTTGTCTTTCCAATGCCACAACTGATACGGACCATCGATCAGGGCAATGAAGCCCAGCGCGCCGACGATGAACAGGAAGGATTTGCCGATCATGTTGCCGACGTGGGCGCTGCTTTCGTTGAGCGGCTCGACCGCCAGGCCCAGCATCGCCTCCTTTTGGCCGCTGACAACGATATACGCCACCACGCCGACCACGATGGTCTTGGCGATCGCCTTGAACAGCTCGACCAGGGCGTTTTTCGAGAACATATTGCCAATACCCTTGATCGGGTTCAGCTTGTTGAAGTTTGGCATGAAGGACTTGGCCGAGAACAGCCAGCCGCCGATCAGGAGCGGCGACACCAGGGCGATGACCATGATGGCGCCCGCGATCGGCAGGCAGGCCAGCAGCACGCCGACCAGGTCATTGAGAATGCGCTCGATCAGGATGTTGGGATTGAAGACCTGTTCGCGGTCGAGCGTCAGGCCCGACTTGAGCGCCAGGCTCAGTTTACCGACCAGCATGCCGCCAAACGCCCAGAGGCAGGCGCCAGCAGTCATCAGGACGGTGAAGGTGGCCAGTTCGCGCGACCGGGGAACGTCGCCTTCCTCGCGCGCCTTCTCGATCTTCCGGGGCGATGCGTCTTCTGTCTTCTCTGCGTCGCTATCTTCCGACATGCCTGCTCCAGCAATCTATTTCACATGCGCCTTTGTACCGCGCAAACGGAATTATCGCCGGAATTGCCGTGCGGCTAGAAGAAAAGCAGGAGGACGAAGCGGCCGCAATTTGCGGCCGGAGCGGTTACATGCGGCGGCGGATGAAGACCGGAGCTGGCTGCTCGCGGCCGAGGTCGGCCAATGGCGCTGGCTGGTTGGCCGCGGTCGGCTTGGCGACGCGGGCCGAGACGATGACCGGCGCCACCATGGGGGCGATCGGTGCAATGACGGGCTTGGACATCTTGACGCTGGACGTGGCGACCGGCGCCAACGGCGCCGCTGCAGCCGGGGCCGAAGCATGGCGGCGGCGTGCGCGCCAGGCCGACACCACCAGGCCGTACACGCCCAGGTAGAGCGCAAAACTGGCCATCGCCCCCTGCATCAGCACCTCGGGCGCATTCGCATTATTGACGGCCAACACGGCCGGCACCAGGGCGATGCTCCAGGAAACCGGCGAGACGCAGGCATTGCGCAGCGGCGCCGGCAGCATGCGCAGGTAGCGCGCGGTGATCGCCGTCTTGACCAGGCTGTGCAGGTGCCAGCTGTCCGGATGGCCCGGATGGCGGCGGCACCACAGGCGGCGCACGATCGTGAATACCGTTTCGAACACCGGATAGGCGCAGGCCAGCAGCGGCGCCCAGGCCGAGACCGACGGGTTGCGGTAGACCAGCATCACCGACAGCCAGGCCAGCAGGAAGCCGAGCAGGTAGGCGCCGCCGTCGCCGAGGAACAGCTTGCCGAATGGGAAATTCACCACGAAAAAGCCTGCCGTCACTGCGCAGATCACGAAGCACAGCTGGGCCAGGTGGACGTCGCCGGCGCCCAGGGCGATCACGCCCAGGGTGGCCAGGCCGATCACGACCGTGCCGCTGGCCAGGCCGTTGAAACCATCGATGATATTGACCGCATTGGCCACGCCGCCCACCGCGAAGGCGGTGAACAGCACCGAGAACGGCAGCCAGCCCAGCAGGCCGTCGAGCGGCGCCAGGCCGGTGTGTTGCAGGGTGACGCCGGTCAGGAGCCAGCAGACCGCGCCGCTGGCCACGGTCGCCAGCAGGCGTGCGCGCACCGAGACGGTGCGGGTGAGATCTTCGGCCAGGCCGAACACGAAGGCCGGCAAGGCGGCCAGCAGCACCGGCAGCAGCAATTCCTGCTGCGCCTGCGGCATGACGCCGAGCGCCATCCACAGGCCGATCATGATGGCGGCGCCGCCGATGCGCGGGGTCGGGGTGATATGGAATTTCTGCACACCGCGCGTCGCGTCAAGCGAATATCGCCCGTGCCAGCGCGTGGTGAACACGAGCAGGAGCGAGCAGATCAGCGATGTGAGAAAGCCGATTTCGAGGCCGGCCAAGGGGAGGTTATTAATACTCATAGAACCACTTTGTTAACTCGTCAATTCTATCGCATTTCTCGTTGATCATCCGGCAAACGTGCCCGCGCCGGGATTCTATCGCAATGTCACAAATGCTCTGTTCCGCGATGCAAGCCATTGATTGTGCAAGAACAATTCGACGATTCTAAGGAGATTGCGTTTAGCCAATCAATCACCCTGAAACTTCTCCTAATATTTCTCCACAATTTGTTACACTTTTTCCTCGGTGATATTTGGATAGTTTTATTTCCCGTTCACAAATAAAACCTGCCATGGCCACATATACGCGACAGTGCCATATCGTCATTTTCTGCACCGCATGTTGCCTGGGCCTGCTATATCCGGAACCGGCCCGCTCCCAGGCTGCACCGTCGCCCGAATTGCTGGAAGCCCGCGCCCGCCTGCTCGAGGCCGAAACCCGCCAGGCACTGGCCGAGGCCGAACGCGCGGAACTGCTGGCGCGC
This portion of the Telluria beijingensis genome encodes:
- a CDS encoding flagellar motor protein; the protein is MDWASVVGLVLAIAGIFLGYTLDGGRFASLMQPAAFAIVVVGTFGAVLLQSESRTFLRGLGMLRWVFMPPRNGRQKLSRDITLWSQTARRDGLLSLEQYMAKADPFVAKGLRLVVDGIAPDKLRSLLEHEINGYEFAQRQAARIWESAAGYSPTIGILGAVLGLIHVMENLSDPARLGSGIAVAFVSTVYGVGLANLFFYPVGNKLKAIVNDKVSQYEILAEVFSDLASGDHGRVVDERVASLLARH
- a CDS encoding RNA polymerase sigma factor FliA; this translates as MYTVKGKADKNSLLTEHMPLVKRLAHHMKAKLPPSVEVDDLVQAGMIGLLDAINRYEDNHGAQFETYAVLRIRGAMLDELRSSDWMPRSTRQNMRKVESAMHELQQRLGRPPSESEVAKSLKLSLEDYQEMLADSGGHQLVYYEDFHDDDGDGNFLDRYAVDDSDPLRGLMETDFRHAVIEAIDNLPPREKLLMGLYYEEELNLKEIGAVMGVSESRVSQLHTQAVARLRTTLREHIWTGPA
- a CDS encoding MinD/ParA family ATP-binding protein, which produces MASFDFDQAEGLRRMLQGPRPRVVTFLSATPEDDKGAMLVNLGASLAQTGNEVLIVDACEVEYGVARRLGLNRSASLLQVARQESALNQVIRPAPQGFSVVPMGAPETATEARRLGNTFDVLALQSGIVIVDAELGPDGDFPVAAMLESEIVVQVSTSAASITNAYSLVKRLSMELGRRPFGILVTGATEAEAKVVYDNMSAAATRYLAVKLSFMGSVPADEYLHRAARLGRAVVDAFPLAGASVAFRQLAGKFALHAMPQLGKQGSAGHFGS
- the flhF gene encoding flagellar biosynthesis protein FlhF; this encodes MKVKKFTAATSRDALRKVREALGPDAVILSNRPVDGQVEILALDNDDVASLAAPAADSDMAQPAPQLQHLDELPAPAPFLSRRLQDSAPVQAAPAAPAFAAPKQAAQAYAEAAPTYAERRAPAAEPTIDMSAMTSMMSAAIAQAKESAAAEMNGMMSEIRAMRGMMESQLAELSWNATSQREPQKAAVLREMLAAGFSATLARYLIEKMPATKDAAEAMRWVKTVLARNLTTIGNEDALLEQGGVYALVGPTGVGKTTTTAKLAARCVMRHGPDKLALITTDAYRIGGHEQLRIYGKILGVMVHSVKDEADLRIALKELRNKHTVLIDTIGMSQRDHMVAEQVAMLSSSGAEVKRLLCLNSTSTNETLNEVVRAYQGSGLHGAIMTKMDEAASIGGVLDVVVRQKLNLHYISNGQRVPEDLHVADRNLLVDRAFRNRANATNAQFADTDLPLMMAAAQTAGAREVNLG
- the flhA gene encoding flagellar biosynthesis protein FlhA; the encoded protein is MTNSMKLPAWMSGLGAQGSKAAAPVLIIMLLAMMILPLPAFVLDVFFSFNIALSIIVLLTALYTVKPLDFLAFPAILLVSTMLRLALNVASTRIVLTEGHTGSAAAGKVVEAFGHFLIGGNYTVGIVVFIILTIINFSVVTKGAGRIAEVGARFALDAMPGKQMAIDADLNAGLIGEAEARKRRQEVAQEAEFYGAMDGASKYVKGDAVAGIMITVINVVAGLIVGVVMHDLAVGEATKIYTLLAIGDGLVAQIPSLIISIAAGMVVSRVANDEDVSSQLTNQLMARPESMYITAAIIGGLGLIPGMPNLVFLLLAGSLAGAGYMISKRRKAAPAAEEAAAAAAADATAAKQAPAESEEATWQDVMPVDTLGLEVGYRLIPLVDKNQGGELLKRIKGIRKKFAQEVGFLAPPVHIRDNLELKPSAYRITLKGVEVGSGEAMNGQFLAINPGMASGTLPGLVTTDPAFGLPATWIEASLRDEAQSMGYTVVDAGTVVATHLNHLITMHASELLGRMEVQALLDHLAKDTPKLVEDLVPKVVSLSTLQKVLQNLLLEGVHIRDMRSIIEALSEHSGMTQDPSELTAVVRVALGRAIVQQLFPGENELSVMTLDNRLERLLMQAMGAGGDGTGIEPGLADTIAQQAANSANQQEQMGHTPVLLVPAPLRVLLSRFLRRAVPQLKVLSHAEVPESKTIRVTSLVGVPM
- the flhB gene encoding flagellar biosynthesis protein FlhB, whose protein sequence is MSEDSDAEKTEDASPRKIEKAREEGDVPRSRELATFTVLMTAGACLWAFGGMLVGKLSLALKSGLTLDREQVFNPNILIERILNDLVGVLLACLPIAGAIMVIALVSPLLIGGWLFSAKSFMPNFNKLNPIKGIGNMFSKNALVELFKAIAKTIVVGVVAYIVVSGQKEAMLGLAVEPLNESSAHVGNMIGKSFLFIVGALGFIALIDGPYQLWHWKDKLKMTRQEMIQESKESDGNPQIKGKIRQMQREMARGRMMQNVPTADVIVTNPTHYAVALKYTDGKGAPRVVAKGIDDVAAKIRELGQEHKVTLMEAPALARALYKHTDIDDEIPENLYSAVAEVLAYVYQLRAYKKGEGDYPDRPTRLKVPDEMDPLNPASQQPPKPGGPN
- a CDS encoding MraY family glycosyltransferase, which translates into the protein MSINNLPLAGLEIGFLTSLICSLLLVFTTRWHGRYSLDATRGVQKFHITPTPRIGGAAIMIGLWMALGVMPQAQQELLLPVLLAALPAFVFGLAEDLTRTVSVRARLLATVASGAVCWLLTGVTLQHTGLAPLDGLLGWLPFSVLFTAFAVGGVANAVNIIDGFNGLASGTVVIGLATLGVIALGAGDVHLAQLCFVICAVTAGFFVVNFPFGKLFLGDGGAYLLGFLLAWLSVMLVYRNPSVSAWAPLLACAYPVFETVFTIVRRLWCRRHPGHPDSWHLHSLVKTAITARYLRMLPAPLRNACVSPVSWSIALVPAVLAVNNANAPEVLMQGAMASFALYLGVYGLVVSAWRARRRHASAPAAAAPLAPVATSSVKMSKPVIAPIAPMVAPVIVSARVAKPTAANQPAPLADLGREQPAPVFIRRRM